In a single window of the Bacillus mycoides genome:
- the hutI gene encoding imidazolonepropionase has translation MLDTLLINIGQLLTMDQEDGLLRREAMNTLPVIENGAVGIENGVITFVGTAEEAKGLQAKEVIDCGGKMVSPGLVDPHTHLVFGGSRENEIALKLQGVPYLEILEQGGGILSTVNATKQASKEELVQKAKFHLDRMLSFGVTTVEAKSGYGLDDETEWKQLEATAQLQKEHPIDLVSTFLGAHAVPKEYKGKSKEFLQWMLDLLPEMKEKQLAEFVDIFCETGVFSVEESKEFLLKAKELGFDVKIHADEIDPLGGAEAAAEIGAASADHLVGASDKGIEMLANSNTVATLLPGTTFYLNKESFARGRKMIDEGVAVALATDFNPGSCPTENIQLIMSIAMLKLKMTPEEVWNAVTVNSSYAINRGDVAGKIRVGRKADLVLWDAYNYAYVPYHYGVSHVNTVWKNGNIAYTRGEQSWSTATI, from the coding sequence ATGCTGGACACTTTACTAATAAATATCGGTCAATTACTAACAATGGATCAAGAAGATGGCTTGTTAAGACGGGAAGCGATGAATACGCTTCCTGTTATTGAAAACGGTGCGGTTGGAATTGAAAATGGTGTAATTACTTTCGTTGGAACAGCGGAAGAAGCTAAAGGATTACAAGCGAAAGAGGTTATTGATTGCGGTGGGAAAATGGTTTCTCCTGGTCTTGTTGATCCGCATACTCATCTTGTATTTGGTGGATCTCGTGAAAATGAAATCGCGCTAAAACTACAAGGAGTTCCGTACTTGGAAATTTTAGAACAAGGTGGAGGTATTCTTTCAACTGTAAATGCAACGAAACAAGCGTCGAAAGAAGAACTTGTTCAAAAAGCTAAATTCCATTTAGACCGTATGCTATCTTTCGGAGTTACAACTGTAGAAGCGAAGAGTGGTTACGGATTGGATGATGAGACAGAATGGAAACAATTAGAGGCAACTGCACAATTACAAAAAGAGCATCCAATCGATTTAGTTTCAACATTTTTAGGTGCTCATGCAGTTCCGAAAGAGTACAAAGGAAAATCGAAAGAATTTTTACAATGGATGCTAGATCTATTGCCAGAAATGAAAGAGAAGCAATTAGCTGAGTTCGTTGATATTTTCTGTGAAACAGGTGTGTTCTCTGTAGAAGAATCAAAAGAATTTTTATTAAAAGCGAAAGAGCTTGGCTTTGATGTGAAAATTCATGCAGATGAAATCGACCCTCTTGGTGGTGCGGAAGCAGCGGCTGAAATTGGTGCAGCATCAGCGGACCATTTAGTTGGCGCTTCTGATAAAGGAATTGAAATGCTTGCGAATTCTAATACAGTAGCAACTTTATTACCAGGAACAACTTTCTATTTAAATAAAGAAAGCTTCGCACGCGGCCGCAAAATGATTGATGAAGGTGTTGCAGTTGCTTTAGCTACAGACTTTAACCCAGGTAGCTGTCCAACTGAAAACATTCAGCTTATTATGAGCATTGCGATGCTGAAACTGAAAATGACACCAGAAGAAGTTTGGAATGCGGTAACAGTGAACTCATCTTATGCCATTAATCGAGGCGATGTAGCTGGGAAAATTAGAGTTGGTCGTAAGGCGGATTTAGTTTTATGGGATGCTTATAATTACGCTTACGTACCGTACCATTACGGCGTAAGTCATGTAAATACAGTATGGAAGAATGGGAATATCGCATATACAAGAGGTGAACAATCGTGGAGCACGGCCACTATTTAA
- a CDS encoding FMN-binding glutamate synthase family protein: MSEALLIIISILLFLMLLLIVFFIITFFIKKRTHHSILKLHPYLGRMRYLLEKIGPEFRQYWFDHDTDGKPFSRYDFQSVMFLAKYRSEILGFGSKRDFEESGYYIANTLFPTLTDELSVNLTQEREGKKYMIHKEGLFSRREKLTADTTNLWLYEEDDAIIVGENRKYPWKLYGMFGASATSYGAIGENYILSAGFGAKMAGGSWINTGEGGVIPEHLHTGANIIAQIGPGLFGYRDEDGNFSMKEFMEKAKESNIKAFELKFGQGAKIRGGHLEGQKVNEKIASVRKVREGETINSPNRFSFISSAAEALYFIQDLQENGGKPVGMKIVIGQQKPLEDLLKAMKELNIYPDFITIDGSEGGSGATYKSMADSMGLPLIPALLTFIDTANHYGVRDKLKVFASGKLITPDKVAIALAIGADAVNSARGFMMASGCIMALQCNSGQCPSGVATTNPHYQKALDPYEKKWRVMNYVISMRYSLFSLAAAAGVKSPRHLTREHIVFKDEMGKVVPLSELFPSVIGK, translated from the coding sequence ATGAGTGAAGCGCTACTCATTATTATTAGTATATTGCTCTTTTTGATGCTACTTTTAATTGTCTTTTTTATCATTACATTTTTTATTAAAAAACGGACGCATCATTCTATATTAAAACTGCATCCATACTTAGGTAGAATGCGCTATTTACTCGAAAAAATAGGCCCGGAATTTCGGCAATATTGGTTTGATCATGATACTGACGGAAAGCCCTTTTCGCGCTACGATTTTCAAAGTGTTATGTTTCTAGCAAAATACCGTTCTGAAATACTTGGTTTTGGATCAAAACGAGATTTTGAGGAATCTGGCTATTATATTGCTAATACATTATTCCCCACATTAACAGATGAATTAAGTGTGAATCTCACGCAAGAACGTGAGGGGAAAAAATATATGATTCATAAAGAAGGGTTATTTTCAAGAAGAGAAAAATTGACAGCGGATACAACAAACCTTTGGTTGTATGAAGAAGATGATGCAATTATAGTCGGAGAAAATCGTAAATATCCATGGAAACTGTATGGGATGTTTGGAGCGTCAGCGACATCTTACGGTGCGATTGGAGAAAATTATATTTTATCAGCTGGGTTTGGTGCAAAAATGGCAGGTGGTTCGTGGATTAATACTGGGGAAGGGGGCGTCATTCCAGAACATTTACATACGGGTGCAAATATCATTGCCCAAATCGGTCCGGGATTATTTGGATACCGTGACGAGGACGGGAATTTTTCGATGAAGGAATTTATGGAGAAGGCGAAAGAAAGTAATATTAAAGCGTTTGAATTGAAATTTGGGCAAGGAGCAAAAATACGTGGTGGTCATTTAGAAGGACAGAAGGTAAATGAGAAAATCGCTTCCGTTCGGAAAGTACGAGAAGGAGAAACGATTAATTCGCCAAATCGTTTTTCATTTATTAGTAGTGCCGCAGAGGCTTTATATTTTATTCAAGATTTGCAAGAAAACGGTGGTAAACCAGTGGGCATGAAAATTGTAATTGGTCAACAGAAGCCTTTGGAAGATTTATTAAAAGCAATGAAAGAATTAAACATCTATCCAGATTTTATTACAATCGACGGTTCAGAAGGTGGATCAGGGGCAACATATAAATCGATGGCAGATAGTATGGGGCTTCCGCTTATACCGGCATTACTTACATTTATTGATACAGCAAATCATTACGGTGTCAGGGATAAATTAAAGGTGTTTGCCTCCGGGAAATTAATCACGCCAGATAAAGTGGCGATTGCTTTAGCTATCGGTGCAGATGCCGTAAATTCAGCACGCGGATTTATGATGGCAAGCGGTTGTATTATGGCACTTCAATGTAATTCAGGGCAATGCCCATCGGGGGTTGCAACTACGAATCCACACTACCAAAAAGCATTAGATCCGTATGAGAAAAAATGGCGAGTAATGAACTATGTTATTAGTATGAGATATAGTTTGTTTTCATTAGCGGCAGCAGCAGGGGTAAAGAGCCCGCGCCATTTAACGAGAGAGCATATTGTGTTTAAAGATGAGATGGGGAAAGTAGTTCCACTTTCGGAATTGTTTCCTTCCGTAATTGGGAAGTAA
- a CDS encoding ring-cleaving dioxygenase, with protein MEKKTMGIHHITAIVGHPQENVDFYAGVLGLRLVKQTVNFDDPGTYHLYFGNTGGKPGTIITFFPWAGARQGIIGDGQVGITSYVVPKGTMEFWENRLEKFDVPYTKMTRFGEQYIELDDPHGLHIELVEREEGELNNWTFGEVTPEVAIKGFGGAVLLSAQPQKTAELLEHVMGLEKVGEEGEFMRFRSSADIGNIIDLRLSTIGRGQMGVGTVHHIAWRASDDADQLDWKEHVSRFGYGVTPVQDRNYFNAIYFREHGEILFEIATDPPGFAHDESLETMGEELKLPDRYEQHRKQIEQTLLPFEVRNLD; from the coding sequence GTGGAAAAGAAAACGATGGGAATTCATCACATTACAGCAATCGTAGGTCACCCACAAGAAAATGTAGATTTTTATGCAGGTGTATTAGGATTGCGTTTAGTAAAACAAACAGTGAATTTTGATGATCCAGGTACGTATCATCTTTATTTTGGTAATACAGGAGGAAAGCCTGGAACAATTATTACGTTTTTTCCATGGGCAGGTGCTCGTCAAGGTATTATTGGGGACGGTCAAGTAGGCATTACGTCTTATGTCGTACCAAAAGGTACAATGGAGTTTTGGGAAAATAGATTAGAAAAATTCGACGTACCGTATACAAAAATGACTCGGTTTGGAGAACAGTATATAGAATTGGATGATCCACATGGTTTGCATATAGAATTAGTTGAAAGAGAAGAGGGCGAATTAAATAATTGGACTTTTGGGGAAGTTACGCCAGAAGTAGCAATTAAAGGATTTGGCGGTGCTGTTCTTTTATCTGCACAACCTCAAAAAACTGCTGAATTGTTAGAGCATGTTATGGGTCTTGAGAAAGTAGGAGAAGAGGGAGAGTTTATGCGGTTCCGTTCTTCTGCTGATATTGGAAATATTATCGATTTGAGATTATCAACAATTGGACGTGGGCAAATGGGTGTTGGTACAGTTCATCATATTGCTTGGAGAGCGAGTGATGATGCTGATCAATTAGACTGGAAAGAGCATGTGTCTCGCTTTGGATATGGTGTAACCCCTGTACAAGACCGAAACTATTTTAACGCAATTTATTTTAGAGAACACGGCGAAATCTTATTTGAAATTGCAACAGACCCTCCTGGTTTTGCCCATGACGAATCTTTAGAGACGATGGGTGAGGAGTTAAAATTACCGGATCGATATGAACAACATAGAAAACAAATTGAACAGACACTCTTACCATTTGAAGTGAGAAATCTAGATTAA
- a CDS encoding alpha/beta hydrolase produces the protein MKHVFQKGKDTSKPVLLLLHGTGGNELDLLPLAERIDREASVLSVRGNVLENGMPRFFRRLAEGIFDEEDLVFRTKELNEFLNEAAKTYEFDRDSIVAVGYSNGANIAASLLFHYENALKGAVLHHPMVPRRGIELPNLAEKFVFIAAGTNDPICSPSESEELKMLLENVDANVTMHWENRGHQLTMNEVEKATEWYEKIFSHA, from the coding sequence ATGAAACATGTTTTTCAAAAAGGAAAAGATACGTCAAAACCAGTGTTGTTATTGCTTCATGGTACAGGAGGAAATGAATTAGATTTATTACCGCTTGCAGAAAGAATTGATCGGGAAGCTTCTGTATTAAGTGTTCGTGGAAATGTATTAGAAAATGGGATGCCTCGTTTCTTCCGCCGATTAGCAGAAGGTATTTTTGATGAAGAGGATCTTGTTTTCCGTACGAAGGAATTAAATGAATTTTTGAATGAAGCAGCAAAAACATATGAATTTGATAGAGATAGTATCGTAGCTGTTGGGTATTCAAATGGAGCAAATATTGCGGCGAGCTTATTATTCCATTACGAAAATGCATTAAAAGGTGCAGTCCTTCATCACCCAATGGTGCCTAGAAGAGGAATAGAATTACCTAATTTAGCAGAGAAATTCGTATTTATCGCTGCTGGAACAAATGATCCAATTTGTTCACCTTCTGAGTCAGAGGAATTGAAGATGCTATTAGAAAATGTAGATGCTAATGTAACAATGCATTGGGAAAATAGAGGACATCAATTAACGATGAATGAAGTAGAGAAGGCAACAGAATGGTATGAAAAAATATTTTCACATGCATAA
- a CDS encoding NAD(P)-dependent alcohol dehydrogenase produces the protein MKTKAIVSTPEKDFNMQEVYLDEIKDDEVLVKIIASGICHTDATVLDGTMPTPKPVVLGHEGSGIVEKVGSNVTSFKPGDHVVLGFSYCGHCENCLDGNAAACENMIELNFSGKNKRHVTPIHDLNNNDISQFFGQSSFAYHAVVNENNAVKVPKDVDIRLLGPLGCGIMTGSGTILNSLQPKPGSSLVVFGTGAVGLSGLMAAKIAGCTTIIAIDIHDSRLELAKELGATHTINSLNEDPVAKIKEITNGGANYSFETTGVNIVTLQSIQCLRVKGTMATVAVGKKDLTLNVTNEIVVKAITIKGVVEGDAVPQLFIPKLINFYQKGLFPFDKFVQFYSFEEIAQAFEDSKTGKTIKPIIVME, from the coding sequence ATGAAAACAAAAGCTATCGTTTCTACACCTGAAAAAGATTTTAATATGCAAGAAGTATACTTAGACGAGATTAAAGACGATGAAGTATTAGTAAAAATTATCGCTTCGGGTATATGTCATACAGATGCAACAGTTTTAGACGGTACAATGCCAACACCAAAACCAGTTGTTTTAGGACATGAAGGTTCTGGTATTGTAGAAAAAGTGGGAAGTAATGTAACATCGTTTAAACCTGGTGACCATGTTGTACTTGGATTTTCTTACTGTGGTCATTGTGAAAATTGCTTAGATGGTAATGCTGCTGCTTGCGAAAATATGATTGAATTAAACTTCTCTGGAAAAAACAAACGCCATGTAACACCTATACACGATCTTAACAATAATGACATTTCTCAATTCTTCGGCCAATCTTCATTCGCATACCATGCCGTTGTTAATGAGAATAATGCTGTAAAAGTACCAAAAGATGTTGATATACGTTTGTTAGGACCACTTGGTTGTGGAATTATGACTGGTAGCGGTACGATCCTAAATTCATTACAGCCAAAACCAGGTAGTAGCCTAGTTGTATTTGGAACCGGTGCTGTTGGCCTTAGTGGCTTAATGGCAGCTAAAATTGCTGGATGTACTACAATCATTGCCATTGATATTCATGATAGTCGTTTAGAATTAGCGAAGGAATTAGGGGCTACACACACGATTAATAGCTTAAACGAAGATCCAGTTGCCAAAATTAAAGAAATTACAAACGGTGGAGCTAATTACTCATTTGAAACAACTGGCGTAAATATTGTTACACTGCAATCCATTCAATGCTTACGAGTAAAAGGTACAATGGCAACTGTTGCTGTTGGTAAAAAGGATTTAACTTTAAACGTAACAAATGAAATTGTCGTAAAAGCTATTACAATTAAAGGGGTAGTTGAAGGTGATGCAGTACCACAACTATTCATTCCAAAATTAATTAATTTCTATCAAAAAGGACTATTCCCATTCGATAAGTTTGTACAATTCTATTCTTTTGAAGAAATTGCTCAAGCATTTGAAGATTCTAAAACAGGAAAAACGATTAAACCTATTATCGTAATGGAGTAA
- a CDS encoding phosphotransferase, which translates to MSNYENEEMLMGGSVSNVYRSEDTVRRELKKGSTRIHKLLNHLENKGFSYAPKFLGIDDKDREILSFIEGEAGNYPLKEYMWSNDVLKEIAKMLRLYHDAVSDFPLSDDWKPMDNTPNKIEVVCHNDFAIYNIIFNNEKPVGIIDFDVAGPGPRLWDIAYTLYTCVPLSRVYYKETGAAVYYNSLQHADRIKQRVKLFFESYKSDGIAEDYLEMVLLRLEGLCKYMKRKALEGDMNFQKMIDEGHLEHYENDIQFIRKHGKEWI; encoded by the coding sequence ATGTCAAACTACGAAAATGAAGAAATGCTAATGGGAGGGAGTGTCTCAAACGTATATCGTTCGGAAGATACTGTTCGACGAGAATTAAAGAAAGGCAGTACCCGAATTCATAAGCTATTAAACCATTTGGAAAACAAAGGTTTTAGTTATGCACCAAAGTTTTTAGGTATTGATGATAAAGATAGAGAGATATTATCATTTATTGAAGGAGAAGCTGGTAATTACCCTTTAAAAGAGTACATGTGGTCTAATGATGTTTTAAAAGAAATAGCGAAGATGCTCCGTCTTTATCATGATGCTGTGAGTGATTTCCCGTTATCAGATGATTGGAAACCGATGGATAATACTCCAAATAAAATAGAGGTTGTATGCCACAATGATTTTGCAATATACAACATTATTTTTAATAATGAAAAACCAGTAGGTATTATTGATTTTGATGTTGCGGGTCCTGGGCCAAGACTTTGGGACATAGCCTATACTCTTTACACTTGTGTCCCATTAAGTAGAGTTTATTATAAGGAAACAGGTGCGGCGGTTTATTATAATTCATTACAGCATGCAGACCGCATAAAGCAAAGAGTTAAATTGTTTTTTGAGTCCTATAAAAGTGATGGCATCGCCGAGGATTATTTGGAGATGGTACTTCTACGATTAGAAGGATTATGTAAATACATGAAAAGAAAAGCACTAGAAGGCGATATGAACTTCCAAAAGATGATAGATGAAGGGCATCTTGAACATTATGAAAATGATATTCAGTTTATTCGTAAACATGGAAAAGAGTGGATTTAA
- a CDS encoding alkene reductase — protein sequence MTSSNNKAASIYEGTNINAWGSFENIEETKLFHPIQIGSWSLRNRIAMAPMTRCFANNETGVVGTDVVEYYQKRAADGIGLIITEGIVISPRAKGNPGVPGIYTQAQIDSWKPVTEAVHIEGGTIIAQIWHVGRMSHHEIIGGQMPQAPSAIAAEGNVPRFRKPFDTPEAMTIEEIKEVIGQYAQAAKNAIEAGFDGVEIHGAHGYLIDQFTYEFANKRTDKYGGDLKQRLTFMKEVVQAVIEAVGADKTLLRFSAFKGDNPTYMWEHPELAIETFVNMFKEVGLTMIHPSTMNYTQVIADGKNFHQLVRKYWDSTIVGVGNLNPKEAEEALQEGTIDVAAFGRPLIANPDFVQRIKNAESLVEYDAKEHLATLV from the coding sequence ATGACAAGTTCAAATAATAAAGCGGCAAGTATTTATGAAGGAACAAATATAAACGCTTGGGGGTCTTTTGAAAATATTGAAGAAACGAAGTTATTTCATCCGATTCAAATTGGATCTTGGTCTCTTCGTAATCGCATAGCGATGGCACCGATGACGAGATGTTTTGCAAATAATGAGACTGGGGTAGTTGGTACTGATGTAGTAGAGTATTATCAAAAACGTGCTGCTGATGGGATTGGATTAATTATTACAGAAGGAATTGTCATTAGCCCGAGAGCAAAAGGGAATCCGGGAGTACCAGGTATTTATACACAAGCGCAAATTGATTCTTGGAAACCTGTTACAGAGGCAGTACATATAGAAGGCGGAACGATTATTGCTCAAATATGGCATGTTGGACGTATGAGTCATCACGAAATAATTGGTGGTCAAATGCCGCAAGCACCTTCTGCTATTGCTGCGGAGGGGAATGTTCCGCGTTTTCGTAAACCGTTTGATACACCAGAAGCAATGACAATAGAAGAAATAAAAGAAGTTATCGGTCAATATGCACAAGCCGCAAAGAATGCGATAGAAGCTGGATTTGATGGTGTAGAAATTCACGGTGCACACGGATATTTAATTGACCAATTTACTTATGAATTTGCGAATAAGCGTACTGATAAATACGGCGGTGACTTAAAACAAAGGTTAACGTTTATGAAAGAAGTTGTTCAGGCTGTAATTGAAGCAGTTGGAGCTGATAAAACGCTTCTTCGCTTCTCTGCCTTTAAAGGTGATAATCCTACTTATATGTGGGAACATCCTGAACTTGCAATTGAAACGTTTGTAAATATGTTTAAAGAAGTTGGATTAACGATGATTCACCCTTCAACGATGAATTATACGCAAGTTATTGCTGACGGCAAGAATTTTCATCAATTAGTAAGAAAGTATTGGGATAGTACTATCGTAGGAGTAGGTAATTTGAATCCGAAAGAGGCAGAAGAAGCACTGCAAGAAGGAACAATTGATGTAGCGGCGTTCGGAAGACCATTAATCGCTAATCCAGATTTTGTTCAGCGAATTAAAAATGCTGAAAGTTTGGTTGAATATGACGCGAAAGAGCATCTTGCTACGTTAGTGTGA
- the hutG gene encoding formimidoylglutamase, with amino-acid sequence MEHGHYLKKNAKFIDREVTKWSEMIKNWEEGVEIFGAALIGAPLSKPSISHSGACFAPKTIRSMLDAYSTYAITEEHDMKESVLHDCGDITMHVTDIKESHNRIAKTVGQLTKVNPKMIPIVLGGDHSISFPSITGFANSKGKVGIIQFDAHHDLRNLDDGGPSNGTPFRSLLENDVITGKQLVQIGIRNFSNARAYHEYAKEHGVTVYTMKDVRERKIKDLISESIEVLRKQDVTSIYISLDMDVLDQAFAPGCPAIGPGGMDSTTLLDAIEFLGKEPLVQGMDIVEIDPTLDFRDMTSRVAAQVIMSFLLARETISKQVSI; translated from the coding sequence GTGGAGCACGGCCACTATTTAAAGAAAAATGCAAAGTTTATCGATCGTGAAGTGACGAAGTGGAGCGAAATGATTAAAAATTGGGAGGAAGGTGTGGAAATATTCGGTGCTGCCTTAATTGGAGCGCCCCTTTCTAAACCATCTATTAGTCATTCAGGAGCATGTTTTGCACCAAAAACAATTCGTTCAATGTTGGATGCATATAGCACGTACGCAATTACAGAAGAACACGATATGAAAGAAAGTGTTCTTCATGATTGTGGTGATATTACGATGCATGTGACAGATATAAAAGAGAGTCATAACCGAATTGCGAAAACAGTTGGTCAATTAACGAAAGTAAATCCGAAAATGATACCAATCGTTCTTGGTGGTGACCACTCGATTAGTTTTCCGAGTATAACTGGTTTTGCAAATAGTAAAGGGAAGGTCGGTATTATTCAATTTGATGCCCATCATGATTTACGTAATTTAGATGATGGTGGTCCATCAAATGGTACACCGTTCCGTAGTTTGCTAGAAAATGATGTGATTACAGGAAAACAGCTCGTTCAAATTGGGATTCGTAATTTTTCAAATGCACGAGCGTACCATGAATATGCAAAAGAGCATGGCGTGACAGTGTATACAATGAAAGATGTAAGAGAGCGAAAAATAAAAGATCTTATTTCAGAAAGTATTGAAGTATTAAGAAAACAAGATGTGACTTCTATTTATATTTCTCTTGATATGGACGTACTAGACCAAGCGTTTGCGCCGGGCTGTCCAGCAATTGGCCCTGGTGGGATGGATAGTACAACTTTACTTGATGCAATTGAATTCCTTGGTAAAGAGCCACTCGTTCAAGGGATGGATATAGTAGAGATTGATCCAACTCTTGATTTTAGGGATATGACGAGTAGAGTAGCTGCGCAAGTGATTATGAGTTTTCTTTTAGCGCGAGAAACGATTAGTAAACAGGTTAGTATATAA
- a CDS encoding BA3702 family sensor histidine kinase, giving the protein MSRKKYSSTQKKRHPNVSGRLRNHIQNRSLAEMYASLFEHNPDSIISLNLEGVILHINPSAERILGYTSNELERKTITSILEAHISDQVLQYIKNAAADNQKEYIVSIYHKDGYLLDVVTKLVPIFVKNRLTGVYAIMKPLEKSERIEKVLQESEKRLRTLMNSMPAFVIFKDHEGRWLEANDYALSCFNFHNVPYHGKKDNELIQYNEAYRESFLHCEEVDELTWQKGQILHGEEFIIHRNDFDLVLSISKVPLFHPDGSRKGLIVMGRDVTELKETEKLLRKSEKLAVVGQLTAGIAHEIRNPLTSLKGFLTLLHPEINEENKWYVDVMLSEISQMESITSQFMAMSKPQVLSIHTCNVQTLIEEVVTFILPTAVMHSVHIIMDHFDYISDIQCDSNQLKQVLINILKNAIEAMPDGGNIFIQTASLENDFVSIRIMDEGCGIPEERMARLGEPFYSLKEKGTGLGLMMCYKIIQEHHGKLFISSELNIGTTVDIQLPIATAQPVTNS; this is encoded by the coding sequence ATGAGTCGTAAAAAATATTCATCTACTCAAAAAAAGCGTCATCCGAACGTATCTGGACGCCTGCGAAACCATATACAAAATCGTTCTTTAGCAGAAATGTATGCATCTCTTTTTGAACATAACCCTGATAGTATTATTTCATTGAATTTAGAAGGAGTTATTTTACATATTAACCCCTCTGCGGAAAGAATATTAGGTTATACTTCTAACGAATTAGAGCGAAAAACAATCACTTCTATTTTAGAAGCACATATTTCTGATCAAGTGCTACAATACATAAAAAATGCTGCAGCTGACAATCAAAAAGAGTATATCGTCTCTATTTATCATAAAGACGGATATTTACTAGATGTCGTAACAAAATTAGTTCCTATTTTTGTTAAAAACCGTTTAACAGGTGTATACGCCATTATGAAACCCCTTGAAAAATCAGAAAGAATTGAGAAAGTATTACAAGAGAGTGAGAAACGATTACGCACATTAATGAATTCAATGCCTGCATTTGTTATTTTTAAGGATCATGAAGGACGCTGGCTTGAAGCGAATGACTATGCGCTTTCTTGTTTCAATTTCCATAACGTTCCTTATCATGGAAAAAAAGATAATGAACTCATTCAATATAACGAAGCATACCGCGAATCTTTTTTGCATTGTGAAGAAGTCGATGAACTAACATGGCAAAAAGGACAAATTCTTCACGGAGAGGAATTTATTATACATAGAAATGATTTCGACTTAGTTTTAAGCATTTCAAAAGTCCCACTCTTCCATCCTGATGGCTCACGCAAAGGTCTTATAGTGATGGGAAGAGACGTTACCGAACTAAAAGAAACCGAAAAGTTACTACGGAAATCCGAAAAACTTGCAGTAGTAGGACAACTGACAGCTGGAATTGCCCATGAAATTAGAAACCCGCTCACTTCATTAAAAGGATTTTTAACGTTATTACATCCAGAAATAAATGAGGAAAATAAATGGTATGTGGACGTTATGTTGAGTGAGATTTCACAAATGGAATCTATAACAAGCCAATTTATGGCGATGTCTAAACCACAAGTGTTATCTATTCATACATGCAACGTACAAACATTAATTGAAGAAGTTGTAACTTTTATTTTACCAACAGCAGTTATGCATAGCGTTCATATCATCATGGATCATTTCGATTATATTTCTGACATTCAATGTGACAGTAATCAATTAAAACAAGTTTTGATTAACATATTAAAAAATGCAATCGAGGCGATGCCTGATGGTGGTAACATATTCATTCAAACAGCTTCGTTAGAAAATGATTTTGTTTCAATACGCATTATGGATGAAGGTTGTGGGATTCCTGAAGAGCGCATGGCTCGTCTTGGCGAACCTTTTTATAGCTTGAAAGAAAAAGGAACTGGCCTTGGCTTAATGATGTGCTATAAAATCATTCAAGAGCATCACGGAAAATTATTCATTTCCAGTGAATTAAACATAGGAACAACTGTCGATATCCAATTACCAATTGCTACAGCTCAGCCTGTAACAAACTCTTAA
- a CDS encoding CarD family transcriptional regulator: protein MFQIGDNIVYPMHGAGIIKAIEEKEISGEKRQYYVIKMSASNMEVMIPMGKILSSNIRPVTDIKALTNIIDIFQHGESDRLLTWKQRYKLNTDKIKTGKIQEGAEVVRDLLRMQKEKALNASEKKMLDNAHEFLISELGLIEGITENQIKSFC, encoded by the coding sequence TTGTTTCAAATTGGCGATAACATCGTTTATCCAATGCACGGAGCAGGTATAATTAAAGCCATAGAAGAAAAGGAAATCTCAGGAGAAAAAAGACAGTATTATGTTATAAAAATGTCGGCTAGTAATATGGAAGTAATGATTCCTATGGGGAAAATATTGAGTTCAAATATACGACCAGTTACAGATATAAAGGCATTAACAAACATAATAGATATTTTTCAGCATGGGGAATCAGATAGATTACTTACGTGGAAACAAAGGTATAAATTGAACACTGATAAAATAAAAACGGGTAAAATACAAGAAGGTGCTGAAGTTGTACGTGATTTATTACGTATGCAGAAAGAAAAAGCACTTAATGCAAGCGAAAAGAAAATGTTAGATAACGCACATGAATTTTTGATTAGTGAGCTGGGATTAATTGAAGGTATCACAGAAAATCAAATAAAAAGCTTTTGTTAA